A segment of the Streptomyces sp. Tu 2975 genome:
GTGGACTCATGGGCCCATTCTCGCCGGTCCTCTTAACAACGCGGTTGCGGACTGTTCACGCCGACGCATCCCGGCGCGTCGGGAAGTACCGAACCGACTGGCTATGCTCACGACATGGCCGCACTGGGATGGCTCACCCCGCGCAGGCGCTCCGCCACGGCACGCAGCGTGCTCGCCGGCGAAGCCGCAGCCGAGGCAGCACGGAAGTCCTCGCAGACGATCGAGGCGCTCGAGGCACAGGACGTCACCGCCCCTGCCCTGGAACCGGTGTTCCCCGTCGCGGGCGACGAGCGCGCCGCCGCCTTCTTCGACCTCGACAACACGGTCATGCAGGGCGCCGCGATCTTCCACTTCGGCCGCGGGCTCTACAAACGCAAGTTCTTCCAGCGCCGGGAACTGGCGAGGTTCGCCTGGCAGCAGGCGTGGTTCCGGCTCGCGGGCGTCGAGGATCCCGAGCACATGCAGGACGCCCGCGACAGTGCCCTCTCCATCGTCAAGGGCCACCGCGTCTCCGAGCTCATGAGCATCGGTGAGGAGATCTACGACGAGTACATGGCCGACCGCATCTGGCCGGGCACCCGGGCGCTCGCCCAAGCGCACCTCGACGCGGGCCAGAAGGTATGGCTGGTCACGGCTGCGCCCGTGGAGACCGCGACGATCATCGCCCGCCGCCTCGGTCTGACCGGCGCGCTCGGCACCGTCGCCGAGTCCATCGACGGCGTCTACACGGGCAAGCTCGTCGGCGAACCGCTGCACGGCCCGGCGAAGGCGGAGGCGGTACGCGCGCTGGCCGCGGCAGAGGGTCTGGAGCTGTCCCGCTGCGCGGCGTACAGCGACAGCCACAACGACATCCCCATGCTGTCCCTCGTCGGCCACCCTTACGCGATCAACCCGGACACCAAGCTGCGCAAGCACGCCCGGCAGCGGGACTGGCGGCTGCGCGACTACCGCACCGGCCGCAAGGCGGCCAAGGTCGGCATCCCCGCGGCGGCAGGGGTGGGCGCCCTGGCGGGCGGCACCGCCGCCGCGGTGGCGCTGCACCGCCGCCGCCGCTGACGCGCGGCCCTTCACCGACGGCCGACGGCCGTCGCACGCTTCCGAACATGCGCTCCCCGCGCGTGTCGGCGGCCAATCCACGGGTGTTACCCCTCCGGCCCCCGGCCAGTCCTCTTGTCGCGGCCCGGCCACAACCCACCGCCCGATAAGACAGATCACGACGCAATTCGATCAACAAGTGCTCACAATGTGCGACCAGTTGCGACGCATAGACGTAACAGAAGCGACGGAAACGACGATTTGAGCAACTGGGTGTAGCGCTGCCTGTACGAAGCGTTATTCTCCTCAGACGCATGACGGACCACCCCACCAGTCATCACGACGGGTGAACGGTCCCGCACTGCTCGTGATGGAAGCTCTGCCTCTGGGAGTCCCGTGTACCCACACGTCGGGGTTGACGCCTCGGGCCTGGCTACGCTGCGCGCAGCGGTCCTCGACCACTTGCGCGGCCTTGTCCCCGCCGCGTACACCGTCCCCGCATTCGCCACCGCCGGCCTCGCCGCCGGCGGCCCGGCCGCACCCTGCTACGCCCTGACCGACGGCCTGCAGAAGGGTCCCGCGCGCAGCGCCGTCGACGAGGGGCGGCGGTCGGCCGACGGACGGGCCGCGGGCAGAAGGGCGGGCCGGGGCAGCTCGGGCGCCCACGCCGCCACCCGCCGGCCCACCGCCGACAGCGACAGCGCCCGCATGATGGAACTGGTCGAGCGCGCCCAGGCCGGCGAGGCCGAGGCCTTCGGCCGGCTCTACGACCAGTACAGCGACACCGTCTACCGCTACATCTACTACCGCGTCGGCGGGAAGGCCACGGCGGAGGACCTCACCAGTGAGACCTTCCTGCGCGCCCTGCGCCGCATCTCCACCTTCACCTGGCAGGGCCGGGACTTCGGCGCCTGGCTCGTCACGATCGCCCGCAATCTGGTCGCCGACCACTTCAAATCGAGCCGATTCCGCCTGGAAGTGACCACCGGCGAGATGCTCGACGCCAACGAGGTCGAGCGCAGCCCGGAGGACTCCGTCCTGGAGTCCCTCTCCAACGCCGCCCTGCTCGAAGCCGTCCGCAAGCTCAATCCCCAGCAGCAGGAGTGCGTCACCCTCCGCTTCCTGCAAGGCCTGTCCGTCGCGGAGACGGCCAGGGCGATGGGCAAGAACGAGGGCGCGATCAAGACCCTTCAGTACCGGGCGGTCCGCACCCTCGCCCGGCTGCTGCCCGACGACGCACGCTGAGCCGCTCTCCCTGCGACAGACCCCCACCGTCCCCACTCTCCCCCATGGCCCCCGCCCCCAACTGACAATCGGTGACGCCTCGATGACGCACTGGTCCGATCATCTTTCGCGCGTAACCCAAGTGCCGCGACGCTCGTTGTGCGGAATGCAGGCTCCCTCTGGACGTGCCATGCCCGCAGCCACTCACTCGTTCGTGTGGATGTACTCAAGGTATGCAACCCTCCAGACCCTCAGGGGAGTCGATCGTCATGACGAGAGGAGGTGCCGCCAGTGATCGCGAACGTTTCGGCGCACCGGCGGGCGAACGCCTTCGCCCAGGCCTTGGAAGACCAGGCGGCCGTACAGCCCGACGAATCGGTCGAGTCCGTCGAACCGCCCGAGCACGAACGGCTGTTGACCCTGGCCCACGGTCTCGGCGAACTGCCGAAGCCGCAGCTTGACCCCGAGGTCAAGGTGGTGCAGCGGGCCCAACTCGTGGCGGCGATGGAATCGCTGCTGCAGGAGGGCAGAGGGGGTGCGTCCGCGGGCCCTACGGTGCCCGAGCAGCGGACCTCCGGCCGCGGCGCGCACCGGGCGTCCCCGCTCCGGAAATTGCGACCGCGTTCCCGCTGGTCGAAGGGGCTCGCCGCGGGCGGGCTGACCGTCGGTGTGGCGGCCGGAGCGTTCGGCGGAGTGGCCGCTGCAAGTTCCGACGCCCTCCCCGGTGACTCGCTGTACGGGCTGAAGCGCGGCATGGAGGACTTCAAGCTCGGCCTCGCGGACGGTGACTCCGACCGCGGTGAGCTCTACCTCGATCAGGCGTCGACCCGCCTGAGCGAGGCCCGCCGGCTGATGGAGCGGGACCGCGGCGGCGCCCTGGACCACGAGTCCCTGAGCGAGGTCCGCCGCACGCTCAACGGCATGCGGCACGACGTCACCGAAGGCCACCGCCTGCTCAGCGCCGCGTACCAGCGCGACGGGTCGCTCGCTCCGATGGCCGCGCTCAATTCCTTCTCCCGCTCGCACCGCGGCACATGGGACGGACTGCGCGACCGGCTGCCCGCCCAGCTGACCGACGTCGGCGACGACGTCGACTCCGCCTTCGACGCCATAGACGAACAGGTCGGCCCGCTCGAGTCGATGCTGCCCCGCACCCCGGAGCAGCACCGCGACTCCCAGGGCCCGGGCACCTCACAGGACTCGGGGCGCACCGCCGCCCCGGACCGTACGGCGCCGAGCTCCCCCGGCACCGACGGCGGGCACAGTGGCGGGGACACCCGGCCCAGCCCGTCCGGCTCCACCTCCGGTTCGCCCGGCGACGGCCTGCTCGGCGGCAACACCGGTGGTCTCCTCGACCCGCCGCAGGGGTCGGCGAGCCCCTCCCCGTCCGGCAAGGGCTCGGAGCCGCCGCAGCCGGACATCACCATCCCGCCGCTGCTGCCGGGCATCCTCCCGGGCCTCGGCTTCGAGGCCGAGGACGACGGCTGACGACCGGCGGGAACACCGCGCGCAGCTGAGGGGTGGGTCCACGTCGGGACCCACCCCTCACTGGTGTCCACGGCGCTGCGGCAGCGCCGGCTCGGCTAGAAGAAGACCGAGCGGCGCTGCACCAGCAGTTTGTAGAGCGTGTGCTGGATCTGCTCCCGCACCTGGTCCGTCAGGTTGAACATCAGCATCGGGTCCTCCGCCGCCTCCGGCGGGTAGCCGTCCGTCGCGATCGGCTCCCCGAACTGGATCGTCCACTTCGTCGGCAGCGGCACCGCCCCCAGCGGTCCGAGCCACGGGAACGTCGGCGTGATCGGAAAGTACGGGAAGCCCAGCAGCCGGGCCAGCGTCTTCGCGTTGCCGATCATCGGGTAGATCTCCTCCGCCCCGACGATCGAGCACGGCACGATCGGCACGCCCGCCCGCAGCGCCGTGGAGACGAAACCGCCCCGGCCGAAACGCTGAAGCTTGTAGCGCTCACTGAACGGCTTGCCGATGCCCTTGAAGCCCTCCGGCATCACACCGACGACCTCGCCGCGCTGGAGCAGCCGTTCCGCGTCCTCCCCGCACGCGAGGGTGTGACCGGCCTTCCGGGCCAGCTCGTTGACCACCGGCAGCATGAACACCAGATCCGCGGCCAGCAGCCGCAGATGGCGGTCCGCGGGATGGTTGTCGTGCACGGCGACCTGAAGCATCAACCCGTCCAGCGGCACGGTGCCCGAGTGGTTCGCCACCACCAGCGCCCCGCCCTCCGACGGGATGTTCTCGATGCCCTTGACCTCGACGCGGAAGTACTTCTGGTACATCGGCCGCAGCATCGACATCAGGACCTGGTCGGTGAGCTCGGCGTCGTAACCGAACTCGTCGACCTCGTAGTCGCCGGTGATGCGTCGCCGCAGGAACGCCAGCCCGCCGGCGATCCTCCGGTCCCAGCCGCTGTCCGCCGTCCCCGGCGTCTCCCCGGCACCCGTCACGGGGGCGCCGGGAGCCCTCCCGTCCTGCGCGGAGTCATCGGCGCCACCCGCGTCACCGGAAGGGCCGGAAGCCGCGGCAAGGGCACCCCGGACCGGCTCGGCAGCGGCTGCCGGAACGGCGTCGGGCCCCGTACCGCCCTCACCGGTCTGCGGGCCCGGCAGGGGGCTCAGCGCGGCGTCCCGCACCGCCGCATCCGCCTTGCGCCGGCCGCCGGACGCGGGGCGCCGCCGTGCCGGGCGCTGCGCGCCGCCGCCGCGCGACCGGTCGTCGTCGAACGGAATGACCTTGGCGTCCGCCATCGTCGCCTGCGCTCCTTATCCGGGCTGTCCGCTGTGCGTCGTCTGGGTGACCGCTCGCCCGCCGTCCGCGACGGGCACCCCGTCGCGGGCGTCGATCGACAGGGCCTCCGCGACCCGGTCCACCGCCTCGGCGAGCGTCTCCGGCGGCAGCAGCCCCGGGCCACGGCTGCGCGCGAAGTCCGCGAACGTCTCCGCGGTCGTGTACTTCGGGAGGAAACCCAGCGTCTCCCGCATCTGAACGGTGCTCACCACCCGTCCGTGCGTGAGCAGCCGGATCTGCTCGGGCGCGAAGTCGGTGAACCCGACCGTCCGCAGCGCCGAGCCCACCCAGGTGACCGCCGGCAGCAGCAGCGGCATCGTCGGCCGCCCGAGCCTCCGCGAGCACTGCGACAGCGTCAGTACACCGTCACCCGCGATGTTGAAGGTGCCGCTGTTGAGCGTGCCGCGGCGCGGCTCGTGCAGGGCGATCCGCAGCACGTCGATCACGTCGTCCTCGTGGACGAACTGCAACCGGGGGTCGTAGCCGAAGACGGTCGGCATCACCGGCAGCGAGAAGAACTCGGCGAGCGGCGAGTCCGCGCAAGGTCCGAGGATGTTGGCGAAGCGCAGCACACACACCGCCACGTCGGGCCGGCGGCGGGCGAAGCCTCGTACGTATCCCTCGACCTCGACGGCGTCCTTGGCGAAGCCACCGCTCGGCAGCGACTTGGGCGGGGTGGTCTCCGTGAAGACCGCCGGGTCGCGGGGGGCGGAGCCGTACACGCTCGTACTCGATTTGATCACCAGCCGCTTGACGGTCGGTGACTTCTGGCAGGCACCGAGCAGCTGCATGGTGCCGATGACGTTGGTCTCCTTGACGGCCGCACGGCCGCCGGCGCCCAGCGGCGTCCCGGTGACGTCCAGATGGACCACCGTGTCCACGGCGTGTTCGGCGAGGACCCTCGCGATCGCGGGCCTGCGGATGTCGGCACGCACGAACTCGGCCCCGCCCAGATGGTGTCCGGGCCCCTCGGCGTCGACCCCGATCACCCGGTCGACCTCGGGATCCCGCTGGATCCGCCGTACGAGACGGCCGCCGAGCTGCCGGGCCACTCCGGTGACGAGCACGACCTTGCCCAAGATCAGCGCCTTCCCTAGCTCCTGGCGTCACCGTAGCGCGTCACTGTTGCGCTGTGATGACCGCACGACCGACTTTTGCCACGTCGTGTCCACCACTGCTCCACCTGGGCTCCGTACGGTGCCCGTCCCGGACCCGGACAGCACCTCGGCCCCTCCACCGGACTGGTGGAGGGGCCGAGAGACACGCTCAGCTGCCGCTTACTTCTTGTTGCGACGCTGAACGCGGGTGCGCTTGAGCAGCTTGCGGTGCTTCTTCTTGGCCATCCGCTTACGCCGCTTCTTGATAACAGAGCCCACGACTACCCTCGCTCACTTCTCTTCACTCGGTGCGGGGCGTCTGGGCCCACACGACCTACGTCGGCCTAGCCTACCTGCCGCCGAGTGAGGGACGTAATCCGAGGGCGGTCGCCCCTCCTCCGTCACGCGGATTCCACCCCCACGAAGGATTCGCGGAGATACTCGTGAACCGCTTGCTCCGGTACCCGGAAGGACCTCCCCACCCGGATCGCCGGCAGATGACCGCTGTGCACCAAGCGGTACACGGTCATCTTCGACACCCGCATCACCGAGGCGACTTCCGCCACGGTAAGAAACTTGACCTCGTTGAGAGGCCTCTCGCTGCCAGCAGCCATGACCCACCTGTACCTTCCGCACCCGACGCGCACCGGCTTCCCCTCCGGTGACTCTTCGTCGCTGTGCGCTCACTGCCCAGACTAGGGGCGGGTGATGCGAGTGGGGAAGAGGAGCAGCGATCGGCCGTTTACTGTGACAGACACGCCCGATTGAGCACATAGCGCGTCAACGGCCGGTAGTAATCGGACCGTACGGCGTCATCAAGCGGAACGGCGACGGATACCTGCCCCTCCGCCTCACCGACGAACAGCGCCGGATCGTCCGTGTCGGCCAGTCCGATGGCCTCGACACCCAGTTGACCTGCTCCGCAGACCCAGCCGTGATCACCGACGACGAGGTCGGGCAGCCGCCCGCCGGCGTCCGCGGCCGCCCCCAGCGCGACCCTGACCGGCAGCGGGGAATGACTGTGGGCTCCCGCGCCTCCGGCGCCCGCCTCCCGGAGCCGCGCCACTCCCCGTACGTATTCGAGCCGGTACGTGCGTACGCCGAACCGGGTCGTTATGTCGACACATCGCCCCTGCGCGGGTGTGAGTACGGAACACCCCGCCGCCGACAGCGCGTCTGCCAGATCGGCGTAGAACCCGAGCAACCGGTGCGGATGTCCGGTGCCGAACAGCACCGCGCCGCCCTTCGCGGCCACCGCGCCCAGCCGCTCCGCGAACGCGGCGAGCCTGCCGAGGGTCAGCTCCGGGTCGATGACGTCCGCCCCGGTCACATGCTCGGGATCGGCCGATACCCCGCATCTGTCCGCCATGAGGGCGATGACGTCCCGCACGCTCCAGGCCCACCGGGGGTCCAGTCCGATGGTGACCCGCGGGTCGCGGGCGACGAACGCGCGATAGCTCCGCAGACTCGTCTCGCGGGAGGTGGCTACATCACCGGCCAGCCGGGACGCCAGCAGATGCGCCCGCAGCGCCTCGGTGCTCAACACCCTCCCGATGCTGACGCAGAGAGGCATCCCCCACGCGAAAACCCTGAACAACCCGCACAGTCGGCCTAACGGCCGCTATGCGCCGGGACGGCCTGCGTCAGGCGAGCAGCCCCCTCAGCGGGAACACCGCCCGGCGCGTCGCCAGCACGGCCTGGTCCAGGCGGTCAGCGGGGTCGTAGCCCTCTTCCCAGCCACGCCAGGCCACCGGCCACCGGCCGTCCGTCATCCGCGCCGGAGCCAACTGCCGCGTCCGCGCGTACACCTCGTCCCGCCACGACGAAGGAATCACCGATTCGGGCTCGACCGGCTGGTGCGCCGCGATCCCCACCAGGTGCGTCCACGACCGGGGAACCACGTCGACCACCGCGTAACCGCCGCCGCCGAGCGCGACCCACCGGCCGCCCTCCACATACTCGTGGGCCAGCGTGTGACACGCCTCCTGGACGGCGCGCTGCGCGTCGAGCGACACCGCCAGGTGCGCCAGCGGGTCCTCGAAGTGGGTGTCCGCCCCGTGCTGGGTCACCAGGACCTGCGGCCGGAAATCGGCCAGCAGCTCGGGCACCACCGCGTGGAACGCCCGCAGCCAGCCCTGGTCCCCCGTGCCCGCCGGGAGCGCCACGTTCACCGCGGAGCCCTCCGCGGCACCGGCCCCACCCGTCTCCTCCGGCCGGCCGGTCTGCGGGAACAGCGTCTGCGGATTCTCGTGCAGCGACACCGTCACGACCCGCGGGTCGTCCCAGAAGGCCGCCTGCACGCCGTCCCCGTGGTGGACGTCCACGTCGACGTAGGCCACCCGTTCCGCGCCGAGCTCGAGCAGCCGCGCGATGGCAAGCGACGCGTCGTTGTAGATGCAGAACCCGGAGGCGCTCCCCGGCATCGCGTGGTGCAGCCCGCCGGCGAAGTTC
Coding sequences within it:
- a CDS encoding DUF5667 domain-containing protein → MIANVSAHRRANAFAQALEDQAAVQPDESVESVEPPEHERLLTLAHGLGELPKPQLDPEVKVVQRAQLVAAMESLLQEGRGGASAGPTVPEQRTSGRGAHRASPLRKLRPRSRWSKGLAAGGLTVGVAAGAFGGVAAASSDALPGDSLYGLKRGMEDFKLGLADGDSDRGELYLDQASTRLSEARRLMERDRGGALDHESLSEVRRTLNGMRHDVTEGHRLLSAAYQRDGSLAPMAALNSFSRSHRGTWDGLRDRLPAQLTDVGDDVDSAFDAIDEQVGPLESMLPRTPEQHRDSQGPGTSQDSGRTAAPDRTAPSSPGTDGGHSGGDTRPSPSGSTSGSPGDGLLGGNTGGLLDPPQGSASPSPSGKGSEPPQPDITIPPLLPGILPGLGFEAEDDG
- a CDS encoding helix-turn-helix domain-containing protein translates to MAAGSERPLNEVKFLTVAEVASVMRVSKMTVYRLVHSGHLPAIRVGRSFRVPEQAVHEYLRESFVGVESA
- a CDS encoding ECF subfamily RNA polymerase sigma factor, BldN family, whose translation is MYPHVGVDASGLATLRAAVLDHLRGLVPAAYTVPAFATAGLAAGGPAAPCYALTDGLQKGPARSAVDEGRRSADGRAAGRRAGRGSSGAHAATRRPTADSDSARMMELVERAQAGEAEAFGRLYDQYSDTVYRYIYYRVGGKATAEDLTSETFLRALRRISTFTWQGRDFGAWLVTIARNLVADHFKSSRFRLEVTTGEMLDANEVERSPEDSVLESLSNAALLEAVRKLNPQQQECVTLRFLQGLSVAETARAMGKNEGAIKTLQYRAVRTLARLLPDDAR
- a CDS encoding phosphatase, with protein sequence MLSTEALRAHLLASRLAGDVATSRETSLRSYRAFVARDPRVTIGLDPRWAWSVRDVIALMADRCGVSADPEHVTGADVIDPELTLGRLAAFAERLGAVAAKGGAVLFGTGHPHRLLGFYADLADALSAAGCSVLTPAQGRCVDITTRFGVRTYRLEYVRGVARLREAGAGGAGAHSHSPLPVRVALGAAADAGGRLPDLVVGDHGWVCGAGQLGVEAIGLADTDDPALFVGEAEGQVSVAVPLDDAVRSDYYRPLTRYVLNRACLSQ
- a CDS encoding AURKAIP1/COX24 domain-containing protein, with protein sequence MGSVIKKRRKRMAKKKHRKLLKRTRVQRRNKK
- a CDS encoding lysophospholipid acyltransferase family protein; the encoded protein is MADAKVIPFDDDRSRGGGAQRPARRRPASGGRRKADAAVRDAALSPLPGPQTGEGGTGPDAVPAAAAEPVRGALAAASGPSGDAGGADDSAQDGRAPGAPVTGAGETPGTADSGWDRRIAGGLAFLRRRITGDYEVDEFGYDAELTDQVLMSMLRPMYQKYFRVEVKGIENIPSEGGALVVANHSGTVPLDGLMLQVAVHDNHPADRHLRLLAADLVFMLPVVNELARKAGHTLACGEDAERLLQRGEVVGVMPEGFKGIGKPFSERYKLQRFGRGGFVSTALRAGVPIVPCSIVGAEEIYPMIGNAKTLARLLGFPYFPITPTFPWLGPLGAVPLPTKWTIQFGEPIATDGYPPEAAEDPMLMFNLTDQVREQIQHTLYKLLVQRRSVFF
- a CDS encoding NAD-dependent epimerase/dehydratase family protein, producing MGKVVLVTGVARQLGGRLVRRIQRDPEVDRVIGVDAEGPGHHLGGAEFVRADIRRPAIARVLAEHAVDTVVHLDVTGTPLGAGGRAAVKETNVIGTMQLLGACQKSPTVKRLVIKSSTSVYGSAPRDPAVFTETTPPKSLPSGGFAKDAVEVEGYVRGFARRRPDVAVCVLRFANILGPCADSPLAEFFSLPVMPTVFGYDPRLQFVHEDDVIDVLRIALHEPRRGTLNSGTFNIAGDGVLTLSQCSRRLGRPTMPLLLPAVTWVGSALRTVGFTDFAPEQIRLLTHGRVVSTVQMRETLGFLPKYTTAETFADFARSRGPGLLPPETLAEAVDRVAEALSIDARDGVPVADGGRAVTQTTHSGQPG
- a CDS encoding acetoin utilization protein AcuC — encoded protein: MSGRGLLMWDEAVTGYDFGSGHPMDPVRLALTMGLVRAYGLDRAMRVVAASPAGASTLRLVHREDYVDAVRAASADPKVADQSYGLGTVDDPAFEGMHEASALIAGQSVGAAEAVWRGEAAHAVNFAGGLHHAMPGSASGFCIYNDASLAIARLLELGAERVAYVDVDVHHGDGVQAAFWDDPRVVTVSLHENPQTLFPQTGRPEETGGAGAAEGSAVNVALPAGTGDQGWLRAFHAVVPELLADFRPQVLVTQHGADTHFEDPLAHLAVSLDAQRAVQEACHTLAHEYVEGGRWVALGGGGYAVVDVVPRSWTHLVGIAAHQPVEPESVIPSSWRDEVYARTRQLAPARMTDGRWPVAWRGWEEGYDPADRLDQAVLATRRAVFPLRGLLA
- a CDS encoding HAD-IB family hydrolase; the protein is MAALGWLTPRRRSATARSVLAGEAAAEAARKSSQTIEALEAQDVTAPALEPVFPVAGDERAAAFFDLDNTVMQGAAIFHFGRGLYKRKFFQRRELARFAWQQAWFRLAGVEDPEHMQDARDSALSIVKGHRVSELMSIGEEIYDEYMADRIWPGTRALAQAHLDAGQKVWLVTAAPVETATIIARRLGLTGALGTVAESIDGVYTGKLVGEPLHGPAKAEAVRALAAAEGLELSRCAAYSDSHNDIPMLSLVGHPYAINPDTKLRKHARQRDWRLRDYRTGRKAAKVGIPAAAGVGALAGGTAAAVALHRRRR